A genomic window from Thermodesulfovibrionales bacterium includes:
- a CDS encoding acetyl-CoA C-acetyltransferase — protein MHEEAVIISAVRTPIGKYGRAFRDVPAQRLGTIVVKSAIEKAGIDPIDVGEVIMGNVISAGLGQNPARQVAIHAGIPAETGAFTVNKVCGSGLKAVMLAAQAIRAGTADIVVAGGMENMSAAPHLLKGLRWGIKFGDLSVTDAMIYDGLWELFNGYHMGVTGERVAEKYGVTRQEADEYSLMSHQRALAATKSGAFTEEITPVEAAGAMISKDECIREDTTIEKLGTLSPVFKKDGVLTAGNSSQLSDGAAAIVVTSQKRAEGLGIRPLARIVHSTVGGTLPADVMEAPIPTVRKLLRDKGFTIDDMDLIEYNEAYATSSIVVARELGIDLRKFNVNGGAVGLGHPIGCSGARILVTLLHGLKERGLRRGLATLCMGGGNALAMVVER, from the coding sequence ATGCATGAAGAAGCGGTCATCATTAGCGCGGTAAGGACCCCAATCGGCAAGTATGGTCGTGCATTCAGGGACGTCCCGGCCCAGCGGCTCGGCACGATTGTGGTAAAGTCTGCGATTGAGAAGGCAGGCATAGACCCCATAGATGTAGGGGAAGTGATCATGGGAAACGTGATCTCAGCAGGGTTGGGCCAGAATCCTGCGCGCCAGGTAGCGATCCATGCGGGAATCCCCGCGGAAACAGGCGCATTCACGGTGAACAAAGTATGCGGCTCTGGCCTCAAGGCAGTAATGCTCGCTGCCCAGGCGATAAGAGCAGGTACTGCCGACATTGTCGTTGCCGGGGGGATGGAGAATATGAGTGCTGCGCCCCACCTGCTCAAAGGCCTGAGGTGGGGCATCAAGTTCGGAGACCTGTCCGTTACCGACGCCATGATCTACGACGGTTTATGGGAACTCTTCAACGGGTACCACATGGGAGTCACCGGGGAAAGGGTGGCCGAGAAATACGGCGTAACGAGACAGGAGGCGGATGAATACAGCCTGATGAGCCATCAAAGGGCCTTGGCCGCCACGAAGAGCGGAGCGTTCACCGAAGAGATAACCCCTGTCGAAGCAGCAGGCGCGATGATCTCGAAGGACGAGTGTATCAGGGAAGACACTACAATCGAGAAGCTCGGAACACTCTCCCCTGTCTTCAAGAAGGACGGGGTCCTCACCGCCGGAAACAGCTCCCAGCTCAGCGACGGTGCAGCAGCGATTGTGGTGACTTCTCAGAAAAGAGCGGAAGGGCTCGGCATAAGGCCCCTTGCACGCATTGTCCACTCCACAGTCGGAGGTACGCTGCCGGCTGACGTGATGGAGGCCCCGATCCCAACGGTCAGGAAACTCCTCAGAGATAAGGGTTTCACCATAGACGACATGGACCTGATCGAATACAATGAGGCCTATGCCACCTCCTCGATCGTTGTCGCCAGGGAATTGGGAATCGATCTCAGGAAGTTCAATGTAAACGGCGGGGCCGTTGGGCTCGGACATCCGATTGGGTGCAGCGGCGCGAGGATATTGGTGACGCTCCTCCATGGCCTGAAGGAGAGGGGCCTCAGGAGAGGATTGGCTACCCTTTGCATGGGCGGAGGGAACGCGCTCGCGATGGTCGTCGAGCGGTAG